The genomic DNA GCGAAATCGGCGAATTCCTCTTCCGATAAAAGCGACGCGTTCAGCCACAGCGTCGGTTCGCGCTGTACGACAGCCTCGGCGGGCGCCACGGTCGTACCCGTTTCCGGGTTGTATTCCTGCATTTTATCGAGTATGATGACGGGCGGCTTTTCGCTGTCCAACTGCATTTTTCCCGTAATATAGACGATCTTATCGGGCGCAAGAACGGTTTTGATACGGTCAAATACATTGGGAAACGCCACGCATTCGATACTGCCGAACAGATCTTCCACGGATATAAACGCCATGGACGAGCCCGAACGGGTGTTGATCTTCTTATAATTGCCGATGATCCCGCCCATAGTCACCTGCGTACCGTCGGTGAGTTCCGTATAAGTACGATGGCCGTCCTCATCCTCCTCGTACACCTGCAATTTCGCACAGGAAAAGGTACAGTCCGCAAAGGCGTGCGCGTAGCCCTCAAAGGGATGTCCGCTGATATAGACGCCGAGCACGGCCTTCTCTTTGGAAAGCCTTTCGTTGGTGTCCAGTTCGGGGATATCGGGGTAATCGATATCCGAATTGTCCTCTTCGATAATGTCGCCGAACAGGCTCATCTGCATACTCTGTTTCTGCTTGGCGATCTTATTCGCGCGGTCGAGCACGCTCTCGTAAACAGACAGAAGTTGCGAACGCTTCACGTCGAAACAGTCGAACGCGCCCGCCGAAATCAACCCTTCCACCATGCGTTTGTTTACAAACGGCGCACAGCGGAACACGAAATCGGGGAAATTTTTAAACTCGCCGTTCGCATCGCGCTCGTTGATGATCTCCTGCGTCGCGGCGACGCCGACGCCTTTCAAGGCGCTCAGCCCGAAACGGACGCCGTTGCCCTGCACCGAGAAATACGTCTTGCTCTTGTTGACGTCGGGCTGTAAAACGGGGATATTCTTCTCTTTGAGATAGATAATGTATTTGGTGATCTCTTCGATCTTTTCAATGCGGTTATTTAGGATCGCCGCCAGAAATTCTTTGGGATAAAAACGCTTTAAATAGGCGGTACGGTAGGAAAGCACTCCGTAACAGGTGGCGTGCGCCTTGTTGAAAGCGTAACTCGCGAAACTCTCCATATCGCCGAATATCTTCGCGGCGACCTCTTGCGGCACGCCGCGGTTGACCGCGCCCTCGATGTTGCCGCCTTGGTCCTTATTGCCGAAGATAAACTTATCCTTTTGCGCCATCAGTTCGGCTTTGTTCTTTTTACCCATCGCGCGGCGCACCAGGTCCGCTTGTCCCAGCGAAAAACCCGCCAGGTCCTGGAAAATCTGCATGACCTGTTCCTGGTAGACGATCACGCCGTAGGTAACTTTTAAAATATGCTCCAAAAGCGGCGTATCGTATTTGACTTTCTGCGGGTTGAGTTTATTCTCGATATAGGTGGGAATGTACGCCATCGGGCCCGGACGGTAGAGCGCCACGCCTGCGATGATATCTTCCAGACAGCCGGGTTTCAACTCTTTCATGAATTTCTTCATGCCGCCTTGCTCGAGTTGGAACACGGCGTCCGTATCGCCTTCGGAAATGAGTTCGTACGCTTCCTGATTGTCGTAGCCGATCTCGTCGAAATCGATGGCGCGGCCCGTGTCTTCCAGAATGTAATCGCACGCCTTTTTGATATCGGTCAGCGTCGTGAGCGCCAGAAAGTCCATTTTCAGCATACCGATGGATTCGACTTCTTTCATGTCGAATTGGGTAGTGATATCCTCGCCGTTGCGCGAAAGCGGAACGTTGTCCGCGATCGGCTTGCGGCAGATGACTACGCCCGCAGCGTGCATGGAGGTATTCCGCGGCATGCCTTCGAGTTTCAGCGCCATATCGATGACGCGGTGCAGCGCTTCGTCCGTTTCATACAATTCAATGAAATCCGCGTTGCGCTTTTTTTCCTGTTCTTCCAGTTTTTTGGAAATCTCGACGCGCTTATCTTCGGAAAGATCGCTGTTTTTCAGTTGGGTTTGCAGTTTGGGAATATTCCAGCCCAGAAGTTCGCTGATGGTGGATTTTCCGTCCATCAGTTTGGTGACTTTGTCCGTTTCCGAATACGGCACGCGCAGCACGCGCCCCACGTCCTTGATCGCAGCCTTGGATGCGAGCGTTCCGAACGTAACGATCTGCGCCACGTTTTCGGGATGATACTTATCGCGCACGTACTCGATGACCTCGGGTCTTCTTTCGTTACAGAAGTCGATATCGAAATCGGGCATGGTGACGCGGTCCGGGTTCAAAAAGCGCTCGAAGAACAAGTCGTATTTCAAAGGATCGATGTCGGTGATCCCGATCGCGTACGCCACGATACTCGCCGCGCCGCTGCCTCGCCCCGGACCTACGGGGATACCGCGGTCTTTCGCCCAGCGGATAAAGTCCATGACGATCAGGTAATATTCGGCAAAGCCCATGCCGATGACGATATTCAGTTCGTAATCCGCCCTCTTTTTGACTGCATCTGTGATCTCGCCGTAACGCCGTTTCAAGCCGTCCCAGGTCAGCCGCGTCAGATACTCCTTCGGGTCGGAACCGTCGTCCGGCTGATACCCGGGGATAAGCGACATATCCTTGACGGGATCGCCGTTGTCCTTTAAATCAAAACACGGCTCCGTGCATTTCGCGGCGATCTTGACGGTATTTTCGATGGCCTCGGGAAAATTCGAAAACAGTGCCGCCATTTCTTCGGGCGTTTTCAGATAAAACTCCTTGCTGTCGAAACGCATGCGTTTGGGATCGTCTATGGTCTTTTTGGTCTGGATACACATCAGAACGTCCTGCATTTCCCAATCTTCCTGATTGATATAATGCACGTCGTTGGTTGCGACCAGCGGAATATCCAGTTCTCGTGCGATCTGAACGAGCATGGGAAGGACGCGCCGCTGCTCTTCGATGCCGTGGTCCTGGATCTCGATATAGAAATCTTCCCCGAAGATCTCTTTCATTTCCAGCGCGAAGGCTCTCGCCTTTTCGTAATCGCCGCGAAGGAGCAGTTTCGGCAGACGCCCCGCAAGACACGCGGAAAGGCAGATAAGCCCTTCGCTGTGCTCTTTGAGCGTTTTGTAGTCTGCGCGCGGCTTATAATAAAAGCCGTCGACAAAGGCGATGGAATCGAGTTTGACGAGGTTGCGGTAGCCGACTTTGTTTTTGGCAAGCAGGATGAGATGTTCGAAATCGGAATTCGCGCTCTTATCGTGCAGATCCTGCGTCATGTACAGTTCACAGCCGATGATCGCCTGAATATTGCTCTTCTTGCACAACTCCGCAAAGTATAAGGTCGCGTACATATTGCCGTGGTCCGTGACGGCGATGGACTTGATATTATTTTTCACGCAATGATCGACGAGGTCGTCGACCTTGCAGGCCCCGTCCAGCAGGCTGTATTCGGTATGTAAATGTAAATGAACGAAATCTGTCATGATAATCCTTGTGCTTATGTAAAATAAAGTAAAAATTTAATCTGCGAGCGTCGAAATAAATTTTGCGATCGCGCTCGCCGCCTTTGCCGCGTCGCGCCCTTCGGCGGTCACGTAGTATTCTTCGCCCTTGACGAACTGCATGGAAATCAACCCCACGATACTTTTTGCGTTGCCGCGCTTGCGTTCTGTCCCGATCGAAATATCGCTCTCGAATTTGCACGCCTCAAAGACGATCCGCTGCGCATCGTACGCGCTGTACGATCCTTTTTTATATTGAAACACTACTTTTTCCATTCGAAATTCACTCCTCCGTCAATTCTTCGGAAATTTTAACCAGTTTTCTGAGCCTGTGGTTCAAACAACTTTTGCTGATCCCCAGCCGTTCCCCCAGTTCTTTGAGCGACGCCTCCCTGTCCGACAGCCGCGCCCGCGCCACCGTTTCCAACGCTTCGTCCAGCCCCGATATCCCGATGACCGAATCGATGACTTCGATCGCGCGGATCTGCTTTACGGACGCCAATACGCTCTTATCGTAGTTTTTCTGCATACAATTTGCGACGCGGTTGATATTGTTGCGCATTTCCCGCCGTTCGGCGAGTCCGTCCAGTTTTTCAAGACAGTTCTCCGCCCCGCACAGTTGTAAAAAGTCGGAAATGCTGTCCTTGCTTTTTAGGTAGACGACGTATGAATTTTTTCTCTGCACGCACTTGGCAAGCACGTCGAATTGCGCCAAAAGGTCGCAAAAGTTATCCGCCAGCGCCTCGCCGAAAAAAACGATCTCCAAATGATAGCCCGAGCCCGACTCGTCCTCTTTGGGAAGCGTACAACTGCCGCTGCCCAGAAACGCGCCGCGGATATAGGCGCGGCGGCAGCAGGCGTTTTCCACGAGATAGGGATCGATCTCCATTTTCAGATTGACGCCCTCGCCGTCGAATTCGGCGAGGCCGAGTTCGGAGAGGATAAAGAAAGAACGCTCCCCCACGCAGTCTAAAACCAACCTGTCGCGGCCGTTGCGGTTGTCCGTGCCGACTTCCGCGATCTTGAGTTCCGCGCCGTACATGCTTTCTATGAGCCCCACAAAGTATTCCGCGACGTTTTCGCTCTCCGTCACGATCTCGAAACCGACGTGCGGGCCGCGGGTGATGATGCTGCCCGTTGCACGCAAAAAGGCGGACAGAGCCGCCGTTTTGCAACAGGTATTTTCAAACCCGTTCCGAATGATTTCTTTTTTGATCTCATAGGTAAAATTTACGGAAGTACTCACGCTATAAATTTCTCTCTTTATATTCTCGGAAACGGAAATTCGGCAGTCTGCCGTCGATATTGTCGATGCGATCGCGCGGGATCTTCACGCGTTCGAGTTGTTCGTCCACGAGCGCGGTGTCGCCGATGCGGTCCACCGAGTGCGCGTCGGAATTGACGAGAAAGCGCACGCCCGTGTCGCGCACGCGTTCCAACTCCTCGTCGCTCAGATGCTTTTTTTTGGAATTGAGTTCGATATACGTGCCGTAATCGCGCGCCGCTTTCGCCACCTCTTCCACGTTGCAAAAGCACAGAAAGTTGAGGTGCGTGACGGCGTCTATCGGATATTTTTCGATGGCGTTGATATAGGCGCGCGTATTGTAGTCTACCAGTTTTTTGGGAGGCTTGACGGGGAGCGCCGTGTGAATATAATTGGACCAGAAGAGATTGTACCAACTCTTGAAGTTATTGAATTTCACAAAGCGGTGAATGCCCATCAGAAACACGTCGAAATCTTTGTAATCTTCGCTTTTGAGGTCGGTGCGGCCGTTTTCGCCGCAGAGGTTCGCTTCGATACCCACGTAAACCTGCACGCCCGTCTTTTCGGTCGCCTCTTTGACGTCGCGAATGAGCGAGGGCATTTTTTTATGCTTGATACCGAACGCCAACTGTTCGAAACCATGATCGGTGATGGCTATTTCCTTTAAGCCGAGCGCCTTTGCCTGCATCGCGTTTTCCAGCACGGTTCCTTTTCCGTGGCTGTAAACTGTGTGTGTGTGATAATCGCCTGTCAGCAACATGATGCTATTCTCCTATGTAACGGAACTCCTCTTGCAATTTAATTCCCGTTTTCGTATATATATCCCGTCGGATCCGCCCCACAAGTTCGCGAAAATCCTTCGCCGTGGCGTTTCCCGTATTGATGATGAAATTGGCGTGTTCGGGCGATACGAGCGCCCCGCCGATCGAAAAGCCTTTCCAGCCCGCGCGCTCGATGAGTTCTCCCGCGGGTCCCTGCGGCGGATTCAGAAAGACGCAGCCCACGCTTCTGCCTTTGGGCA from Candidatus Borkfalkia ceftriaxoniphila includes the following:
- a CDS encoding DNA polymerase III subunit alpha, with product MTDFVHLHLHTEYSLLDGACKVDDLVDHCVKNNIKSIAVTDHGNMYATLYFAELCKKSNIQAIIGCELYMTQDLHDKSANSDFEHLILLAKNKVGYRNLVKLDSIAFVDGFYYKPRADYKTLKEHSEGLICLSACLAGRLPKLLLRGDYEKARAFALEMKEIFGEDFYIEIQDHGIEEQRRVLPMLVQIARELDIPLVATNDVHYINQEDWEMQDVLMCIQTKKTIDDPKRMRFDSKEFYLKTPEEMAALFSNFPEAIENTVKIAAKCTEPCFDLKDNGDPVKDMSLIPGYQPDDGSDPKEYLTRLTWDGLKRRYGEITDAVKKRADYELNIVIGMGFAEYYLIVMDFIRWAKDRGIPVGPGRGSGAASIVAYAIGITDIDPLKYDLFFERFLNPDRVTMPDFDIDFCNERRPEVIEYVRDKYHPENVAQIVTFGTLASKAAIKDVGRVLRVPYSETDKVTKLMDGKSTISELLGWNIPKLQTQLKNSDLSEDKRVEISKKLEEQEKKRNADFIELYETDEALHRVIDMALKLEGMPRNTSMHAAGVVICRKPIADNVPLSRNGEDITTQFDMKEVESIGMLKMDFLALTTLTDIKKACDYILEDTGRAIDFDEIGYDNQEAYELISEGDTDAVFQLEQGGMKKFMKELKPGCLEDIIAGVALYRPGPMAYIPTYIENKLNPQKVKYDTPLLEHILKVTYGVIVYQEQVMQIFQDLAGFSLGQADLVRRAMGKKNKAELMAQKDKFIFGNKDQGGNIEGAVNRGVPQEVAAKIFGDMESFASYAFNKAHATCYGVLSYRTAYLKRFYPKEFLAAILNNRIEKIEEITKYIIYLKEKNIPVLQPDVNKSKTYFSVQGNGVRFGLSALKGVGVAATQEIINERDANGEFKNFPDFVFRCAPFVNKRMVEGLISAGAFDCFDVKRSQLLSVYESVLDRANKIAKQKQSMQMSLFGDIIEEDNSDIDYPDIPELDTNERLSKEKAVLGVYISGHPFEGYAHAFADCTFSCAKLQVYEEDEDGHRTYTELTDGTQVTMGGIIGNYKKINTRSGSSMAFISVEDLFGSIECVAFPNVFDRIKTVLAPDKIVYITGKMQLDSEKPPVIILDKMQEYNPETGTTVAPAEAVVQREPTLWLNASLLSEEEFADFAELFSHYTPGKMTVKIKRGSKLYKLTEINYCRGLVDELLLYLQKNDIKLVK
- a CDS encoding HPr family phosphocarrier protein, with the translated sequence MEKVVFQYKKGSYSAYDAQRIVFEACKFESDISIGTERKRGNAKSIVGLISMQFVKGEEYYVTAEGRDAAKAASAIAKFISTLAD
- the whiA gene encoding DNA-binding protein WhiA → MSTSVNFTYEIKKEIIRNGFENTCCKTAALSAFLRATGSIITRGPHVGFEIVTESENVAEYFVGLIESMYGAELKIAEVGTDNRNGRDRLVLDCVGERSFFILSELGLAEFDGEGVNLKMEIDPYLVENACCRRAYIRGAFLGSGSCTLPKEDESGSGYHLEIVFFGEALADNFCDLLAQFDVLAKCVQRKNSYVVYLKSKDSISDFLQLCGAENCLEKLDGLAERREMRNNINRVANCMQKNYDKSVLASVKQIRAIEVIDSVIGISGLDEALETVARARLSDREASLKELGERLGISKSCLNHRLRKLVKISEELTEE
- a CDS encoding PHP domain-containing protein, which encodes MLLTGDYHTHTVYSHGKGTVLENAMQAKALGLKEIAITDHGFEQLAFGIKHKKMPSLIRDVKEATEKTGVQVYVGIEANLCGENGRTDLKSEDYKDFDVFLMGIHRFVKFNNFKSWYNLFWSNYIHTALPVKPPKKLVDYNTRAYINAIEKYPIDAVTHLNFLCFCNVEEVAKAARDYGTYIELNSKKKHLSDEELERVRDTGVRFLVNSDAHSVDRIGDTALVDEQLERVKIPRDRIDNIDGRLPNFRFREYKERNL